From Ruminococcus sp. HUN007, a single genomic window includes:
- a CDS encoding glycoside hydrolase family 48 protein, which produces MKMVLKKTKKAIAFALSLSMLAAVASPITASAKVNGKEGRTLPEKFGDDTYKNMFDSLYDDVVTNGTANGYLSKDGVPYHAVETVIVEAPDYGHETTSEAMSYLVWIAAMKDNLSGKSGELAKAWKTMEVMIPSEQTGFMKKTEPSATYSDEWELPEKYPTDMMSGNTGLNPIHKNFCSAYGSDNGLYLLHWLADVDDWYGFGGSSGKFTFINTFQRGEQESCFETIPQGCIEELKYGMEGRGIKGAFTTEDKVAEQYAYTNAPDAEERAIQGVYWANRWGVGDASVEKLAGKMTDELRNDMFDKYYKKIGETTTKSDSSAGYEGAHYLMSWYTSWGGALDGAWTWQIGCSHCHQFYQNALMAYAANDTKHSCISSNMKAEGAAKDWKESLERQLEFYEWLQTPEGPFAGGATNSWKGRYEKYPSGIATFYGMAYVAHPVYADPGSNGWIGNQVWSTQRIAELYYAAKEDGNTEIANRAKAMLDLWVKWFTDNVKWNKADEDGTQVPFQMPSVLKWGDNAQPDTYTPGKKPANSNLTFTIDGYGYSDVGCLSSLSNTMLWYAAAEGVKPGTSDGSELGIKAYNQAKALIDAMWVMYRDDIGVSHSETNGSLSRIFEQDVWVPETYNGKMPNGDAIKNGIKFIDIRTMYRDDAEFKKLEDYYNEHKDTKKFELNYHRFWHIGDYLMAVGTMATLFPDAVPDKDYAMDKEVPEDRYNNTKEARKGPDPNPTTAPTETASPSPEPTETTSPSPEPTETTTPDTGLLGDVDLSGTIDVTDLSTLSLSLVDKKELTGQSFKNADVTKDGKVDLTDLATLRQYLSKKITKF; this is translated from the coding sequence ATGAAAATGGTTCTTAAGAAGACAAAAAAAGCAATCGCTTTCGCGCTTTCTCTTTCAATGCTCGCTGCAGTAGCTTCACCTATCACAGCTTCTGCTAAGGTAAACGGAAAAGAAGGCAGAACACTTCCTGAAAAGTTCGGCGACGATACTTACAAGAATATGTTCGACTCACTCTACGATGACGTTGTAACAAACGGTACAGCTAACGGCTACCTTTCAAAGGACGGCGTTCCTTACCACGCAGTTGAAACAGTAATCGTTGAAGCTCCTGACTACGGTCACGAAACAACTTCAGAAGCTATGTCATACCTCGTATGGATCGCTGCAATGAAGGATAACCTTTCAGGCAAGTCCGGCGAACTCGCTAAGGCATGGAAGACAATGGAGGTTATGATCCCTTCAGAGCAGACCGGCTTTATGAAGAAGACAGAACCTTCTGCTACATATTCAGACGAATGGGAACTTCCTGAAAAGTATCCTACAGACATGATGTCAGGAAACACAGGTCTTAACCCTATCCACAAGAACTTCTGCTCAGCATACGGTTCAGACAATGGTCTTTACCTCCTCCACTGGCTCGCAGACGTTGATGACTGGTACGGATTCGGCGGCAGCAGCGGCAAGTTCACTTTCATCAACACATTCCAGCGTGGTGAACAGGAATCATGCTTCGAAACAATCCCGCAGGGCTGTATCGAAGAACTCAAGTACGGTATGGAAGGCAGAGGTATCAAGGGTGCTTTCACAACTGAAGACAAGGTTGCTGAACAGTACGCTTACACAAACGCTCCTGACGCCGAAGAACGTGCTATCCAGGGCGTTTACTGGGCAAACAGATGGGGCGTTGGTGACGCTTCAGTTGAAAAGCTCGCTGGTAAGATGACAGACGAACTCCGTAACGACATGTTCGACAAGTACTACAAGAAGATCGGTGAAACAACAACAAAGAGCGATTCTTCAGCTGGTTACGAAGGTGCTCACTACCTCATGTCATGGTATACATCATGGGGCGGCGCTCTCGACGGTGCATGGACATGGCAGATCGGATGCTCACACTGCCACCAGTTCTACCAGAACGCTCTCATGGCTTACGCTGCAAACGATACAAAGCACAGCTGCATCAGCTCTAACATGAAGGCTGAAGGCGCTGCTAAGGACTGGAAGGAATCACTCGAAAGACAGCTCGAATTCTATGAATGGCTCCAGACTCCAGAGGGTCCTTTCGCAGGTGGTGCTACAAACAGCTGGAAGGGAAGATATGAAAAGTATCCTTCAGGCATCGCTACATTCTACGGAATGGCTTACGTTGCTCACCCTGTATACGCTGACCCGGGTTCAAACGGCTGGATCGGTAACCAGGTATGGTCAACACAGCGTATCGCTGAACTCTACTATGCTGCCAAGGAAGACGGCAACACAGAGATCGCTAACAGAGCTAAGGCAATGCTCGACCTCTGGGTTAAGTGGTTCACAGACAACGTTAAGTGGAACAAGGCTGACGAAGACGGCACTCAGGTACCATTCCAGATGCCATCAGTTCTCAAGTGGGGCGACAACGCACAGCCTGATACATACACACCAGGCAAGAAGCCTGCTAACTCAAACCTCACATTCACAATCGACGGCTACGGCTACTCAGACGTTGGATGCTTAAGCTCACTTTCAAACACAATGCTCTGGTATGCAGCTGCTGAAGGCGTTAAGCCAGGCACAAGCGACGGTTCTGAACTCGGTATCAAGGCTTACAACCAGGCTAAGGCTCTCATCGATGCTATGTGGGTAATGTACCGTGACGATATCGGTGTATCACACTCTGAAACAAACGGAAGCCTTTCAAGAATCTTCGAACAGGATGTATGGGTTCCTGAAACATACAACGGCAAGATGCCTAACGGCGACGCTATCAAGAACGGTATCAAGTTCATCGACATCAGAACAATGTACAGAGATGACGCTGAATTCAAGAAGCTCGAAGATTACTACAACGAGCACAAGGATACTAAGAAGTTCGAACTCAACTACCACAGATTCTGGCACATCGGTGACTACCTCATGGCAGTTGGTACAATGGCAACTCTCTTCCCTGATGCAGTTCCTGACAAGGACTACGCAATGGACAAGGAAGTTCCTGAAGATCGTTACAACAACACTAAGGAAGCTAGAAAGGGTCCAGATCCTAATCCTACAACAGCTCCTACTGAAACAGCTTCACCATCACCAGAGCCAACAGAAACAACTTCACCATCACCAGAACCAACAGAAACAACAACTCCAGATACTGGACTTCTCGGTGACGTTGACCTCAGCGGTACTATCGACGTAACTGACCTTTCAACACTTTCACTCAGCCTTGTTGACAAGAAGGAACTCACAGGTCAGTCATTCAAGAACGCTGATGTTACAAAGGACGGTAAGGTAGACCTTACAGACCTTGCAACACTCAGACAGTACCTCTCAAAGAAGATCACAAAGTTCTGA
- a CDS encoding N-acetylmuramoyl-L-alanine amidase, whose protein sequence is MAGSSSGKKRVVRRIHKGRVCGCLTVFVLIFILISTLINGCTKKHNLQKQKKGSETSISSTVSDTGSSSQNEQVHKDEYIICVDPGHGGDDIGSSNGDRLEKVDNLRYATVVYEELMNREGLKPIITRQSNDTFMSNRERADFANEAKADLYIALHRNMSEDHTANGLEIWVQQQATVVDDVLGFKLKQELTKVGIQYDRGVQHGYTNDKQNNFQIIEWTDMPACIIELGFISNDEDNRLFDAHYKDYAKAIADAVESLCREGYLDKVKQPQ, encoded by the coding sequence ATGGCGGGCAGCAGTTCGGGAAAAAAGCGTGTGGTACGAAGAATCCACAAAGGCAGAGTCTGCGGATGTTTAACAGTATTTGTTTTAATTTTTATTCTTATAAGCACACTTATAAACGGATGTACCAAAAAGCATAATCTTCAGAAACAGAAAAAAGGAAGCGAAACAAGTATATCAAGCACAGTTTCTGACACCGGTTCCTCTTCACAGAATGAACAAGTGCACAAGGATGAATACATCATTTGTGTCGATCCCGGACACGGCGGTGATGATATAGGAAGCTCAAACGGCGACCGTCTTGAAAAAGTCGACAATCTCAGATATGCTACTGTCGTTTATGAGGAACTCATGAACCGCGAAGGATTAAAGCCGATAATAACAAGACAGTCAAATGACACATTCATGTCCAACCGTGAGCGAGCTGATTTCGCCAACGAAGCCAAAGCAGACCTTTATATTGCACTGCACCGCAACATGAGCGAGGATCACACTGCCAACGGGCTGGAGATCTGGGTACAGCAGCAGGCTACTGTAGTTGACGATGTTCTCGGCTTCAAGCTTAAACAGGAGCTCACCAAAGTCGGAATCCAGTATGACCGCGGCGTTCAGCACGGTTATACCAATGACAAGCAGAACAACTTCCAGATAATCGAGTGGACTGATATGCCTGCCTGCATCATAGAACTGGGATTCATTTCAAATGACGAAGACAACAGACTGTTTGACGCACACTACAAGGATTACGCAAAAGCCATAGCCGATGCAGTGGAATCACTGTGCAGGGAAGGCTATCTTGATAAAGTCAAACAGCCGCAGTAA
- a CDS encoding tyrosine-protein kinase family protein, whose protein sequence is MEKYLKKYRRIIFLLIFTIASMIIGVIAGLIFIKPVFSSTAAFLVTDTSGLHNEIVHPDEIRSFFKHDHFLNHLSENEKVKEKFTLRELKQMVKVTASRTSPTFKVKVTCKNSTDVYFIHKIIELAPRKLTAEMSDKTFLVINIESACFPESPKRPGFISLIILFAAAGAAGAVWFIHTHESMFRQNTAVESVQRFKIPVIARIPTHEGYGFRAETSEFTKNFLKKQTIVPESARKTDTSAYNPDHNTIMINSKTSVEFFDAFRDFYTSLNEINEPQSGMIIFTSPEIGDGKTTAAINLGITAAAQGKSVLLIDCNMRNRRLTRAFNMDRDTPGLYDMVFEHIPVKDAILFTEYHSLFVLPQGNSRNINPLTLLTRPETLSHLRNIKNMFDYVIVDTPPVNAYSDALALTEAADLVFMVIRSGVTHDAETERALKSLELSEVKVNGIVLNDIPLFRETHSPLHPDLKNISKNKFISGFGI, encoded by the coding sequence GTGGAAAAATATTTAAAGAAATACCGGCGTATAATATTTCTGCTGATATTCACCATTGCTTCTATGATAATCGGTGTGATCGCCGGGCTGATATTTATAAAACCTGTATTCAGCTCAACAGCTGCATTTCTTGTAACGGACACATCAGGACTGCACAACGAAATAGTCCATCCTGATGAAATACGATCATTCTTTAAGCATGATCACTTTTTGAATCATCTTTCGGAAAATGAAAAGGTAAAGGAAAAATTCACTCTCCGCGAGCTGAAGCAGATGGTAAAAGTCACTGCCAGCAGGACATCCCCGACTTTCAAGGTGAAAGTTACATGCAAAAACTCCACGGACGTTTATTTCATACACAAAATCATTGAACTTGCTCCGCGGAAACTCACTGCAGAAATGTCCGACAAAACTTTTCTTGTAATAAACATAGAAAGCGCTTGTTTTCCTGAAAGCCCGAAAAGGCCGGGATTTATATCGCTGATCATTCTGTTCGCGGCAGCAGGAGCCGCAGGAGCGGTCTGGTTCATACACACCCACGAATCAATGTTCAGGCAGAATACAGCCGTGGAGTCCGTTCAGCGTTTCAAGATTCCTGTCATCGCCAGAATACCTACTCACGAAGGATACGGTTTCAGAGCTGAAACAAGTGAATTCACAAAAAACTTTCTGAAAAAGCAGACCATCGTTCCGGAATCAGCAAGAAAAACCGATACCTCGGCATATAATCCTGATCACAACACCATAATGATCAACTCTAAAACAAGTGTGGAATTCTTCGATGCTTTCAGAGATTTCTACACATCCTTAAACGAGATAAACGAACCGCAGAGCGGTATGATCATTTTCACAAGTCCGGAAATCGGCGACGGAAAAACTACAGCCGCAATAAACCTCGGCATTACAGCTGCGGCACAGGGAAAATCAGTACTGCTGATCGACTGTAACATGAGAAACCGCAGACTCACACGTGCATTCAACATGGACAGAGATACACCGGGACTCTATGACATGGTGTTTGAACATATTCCGGTCAAGGACGCGATCCTTTTCACTGAATATCATTCGCTGTTCGTACTCCCTCAGGGTAACTCGAGGAACATAAATCCCCTCACCCTTCTCACACGCCCTGAAACGCTCAGTCATCTGCGTAATATAAAGAACATGTTTGATTACGTCATAGTCGATACACCGCCTGTAAACGCCTATTCAGACGCACTGGCGCTCACTGAAGCAGCTGACCTTGTCTTCATGGTAATAAGAAGCGGCGTGACACACGATGCCGAAACTGAAAGAGCACTTAAAAGTCTCGAACTTTCAGAAGTAAAAGTAAACGGAATAGTCCTCAACGACATCCCGCTTTTCCGCGAAACCCACTCCCCGCTCCATCCGGACTTAAAAAACATAAGCAAAAACAAATTCATTTCCGGTTTCGGAATATAA
- the htpG gene encoding molecular chaperone HtpG: METKQFKAESKKLLEMMINSIYTHKEIFLRELISNASDAIDKLYFKSLTDDAVGLNKDDFEILVNVDKENRKITITDNGIGMTRDDLENNLGTIAKSGSLDFKSNNELGEDVDIIGQFGVGFYSAFMVAKEVTVRSKAYGADKAYEWKSEGVEGYTIDECDRDKVGTEIILSVKDDTEEEKYSEYLEQYRLQSIIKKYSDYIRFPVKMDVEHSRKKEGTEDEYETFIERETINSMVPIWKKNKNELKDEDYNSFYKEKFFDYTDPIKHVHVKTEGTATYNALLYIPAKAPYDYYTREFEKGLQLYANGVLIMDKCADLLPDHFSFVKGLVDSEDLSLNISREMLQHDRQLKLIAKSIEKTIKNELSKMLKNEREKYEEFYKAFGLQLKAGVYSSYGMNKDTLCDLLMFYSSNEEKLTTLEEYVSRMREDQKFIYYATGESIQRIKSLPQTEMVLDKGYEILYLTEGVDEFAIKMLNTYKEKQFKSISAGDLDIETPEEKEEIKAKAEESKEMFAFMKETLGDKIKEVRLSQRLKSHPCCLTSDGDLSLEMEKVLNAMPTDNKVKAEKVLEINPDHAIFGKLKELYNDDKEKLKKYTELLYTQSLLIEGMSIDDPVGFSNMICDLMTGK; encoded by the coding sequence ATGGAAACAAAACAGTTCAAAGCAGAATCCAAAAAACTTCTTGAGATGATGATCAACTCTATATACACTCATAAAGAGATATTTTTAAGAGAACTCATCTCCAACGCAAGCGATGCTATTGATAAGCTCTACTTCAAGTCACTTACAGACGATGCAGTAGGCCTGAATAAAGACGATTTCGAGATCCTTGTAAACGTGGACAAGGAAAACAGAAAGATCACAATTACCGATAACGGTATCGGTATGACACGCGACGACCTTGAAAACAACCTCGGTACTATCGCCAAGAGCGGCTCACTCGACTTTAAGTCAAACAATGAGCTCGGCGAGGACGTTGACATTATCGGTCAGTTCGGTGTCGGCTTCTACTCAGCTTTCATGGTAGCCAAGGAAGTAACAGTACGTTCAAAGGCATACGGCGCTGACAAGGCTTACGAATGGAAGTCCGAAGGCGTTGAAGGCTACACTATCGACGAATGCGACCGTGACAAGGTCGGTACTGAGATCATCCTCAGCGTAAAGGATGACACTGAAGAGGAAAAGTACAGCGAATATCTCGAACAGTACAGACTCCAGTCTATCATCAAGAAGTACTCCGACTACATCCGTTTCCCTGTAAAGATGGATGTTGAACATTCACGCAAGAAGGAAGGTACTGAGGACGAGTACGAAACATTCATCGAGCGTGAGACCATCAACAGCATGGTTCCTATCTGGAAGAAGAACAAGAACGAACTCAAGGATGAAGACTACAACAGCTTCTACAAGGAAAAGTTCTTTGACTACACCGATCCTATAAAGCACGTACACGTAAAGACAGAAGGTACTGCAACATACAACGCACTTCTCTACATCCCGGCAAAGGCTCCTTATGACTACTACACAAGAGAGTTTGAAAAGGGACTTCAGCTTTATGCAAACGGCGTTCTTATCATGGACAAGTGTGCTGATCTTCTCCCTGACCACTTCAGCTTCGTCAAGGGTCTTGTTGATTCGGAAGATCTTTCACTCAACATTTCAAGAGAAATGCTCCAGCACGACAGACAGCTCAAGCTCATAGCAAAGAGCATTGAAAAGACTATCAAGAACGAGCTTTCAAAGATGCTCAAGAATGAACGTGAAAAGTACGAGGAATTCTACAAGGCATTCGGCCTCCAGCTCAAGGCAGGCGTTTACTCATCATACGGCATGAACAAGGATACTCTCTGTGATCTCCTCATGTTCTACTCATCAAACGAGGAAAAACTCACAACACTTGAAGAATACGTTTCAAGAATGAGAGAAGACCAGAAGTTCATCTACTACGCAACAGGCGAGAGCATCCAGAGAATAAAGAGTCTCCCGCAGACAGAAATGGTTCTTGACAAGGGCTACGAGATCCTTTACCTCACAGAGGGTGTTGATGAATTTGCCATCAAGATGCTTAACACATACAAGGAAAAGCAGTTCAAGTCAATTTCAGCAGGTGACCTCGACATCGAAACTCCTGAGGAAAAGGAAGAGATCAAGGCCAAGGCTGAAGAGAGCAAGGAAATGTTTGCTTTCATGAAGGAAACTCTCGGCGACAAGATCAAGGAAGTAAGACTTTCACAGAGACTTAAGTCACATCCTTGCTGCCTTACAAGCGACGGTGATCTTTCACTTGAAATGGAAAAGGTGCTCAATGCTATGCCTACAGACAACAAGGTAAAGGCAGAAAAGGTCCTCGAGATCAATCCTGATCACGCTATCTTCGGCAAGCTCAAGGAGCTTTATAATGATGACAAGGAAAAGCTTAAGAAGTATACAGAGCTTCTTTATACACAGTCACTTCTTATCGAAGGCATGTCAATTGATGATCCGGTTGGATTCTCAAATATGATCTGTGATCTTATGACAGGAAAATAA
- a CDS encoding stage 0 sporulation family protein, which translates to MVEIVGIRFKKNGKIYYFAPGKIKAEAGQKAIVETVRGVECGEVVIPNRMLEDSAVTSELKEVIRIATPEDLEVVKKNKQKEKDAFAICQQKIKKRGLDMNLIDVEYTFDNNKILFYFTAETRVDFRELVKDLAAVFRTRIELRQIGVRDEAKILGGLGICGREFCCKGCIGEFQPVSIKMAKEQGLSLNPTKISGTCGRLMCCLKYEQNTYEELLKITPKTGAYVRMPNEVKGYVEEANIITGKLKVRPENDSAVPVIIDRSEVTIIKDSVIKVNKDEIKALKALEE; encoded by the coding sequence ATGGTAGAAATAGTCGGAATAAGATTCAAGAAAAACGGAAAGATCTATTACTTCGCTCCGGGAAAGATAAAGGCCGAGGCCGGCCAGAAAGCCATTGTCGAAACAGTCCGCGGTGTTGAATGCGGTGAGGTCGTAATCCCGAACCGGATGCTCGAAGACAGTGCTGTTACTTCCGAACTCAAGGAAGTTATCAGAATTGCCACTCCGGAGGATCTTGAAGTGGTAAAGAAAAACAAACAGAAAGAGAAAGATGCATTTGCCATCTGCCAGCAGAAAATAAAGAAGCGCGGTCTCGACATGAATCTGATCGATGTTGAGTACACGTTTGACAACAACAAGATCCTGTTCTACTTCACAGCCGAAACACGTGTTGACTTCCGTGAACTTGTAAAGGATCTGGCTGCCGTGTTCAGAACAAGAATAGAACTCAGGCAGATCGGTGTCCGCGATGAAGCCAAGATACTCGGCGGACTCGGTATATGCGGACGTGAATTCTGCTGCAAGGGCTGCATAGGTGAGTTCCAGCCTGTTTCCATCAAGATGGCTAAGGAACAGGGTCTTTCACTCAACCCGACAAAGATATCCGGTACCTGCGGAAGACTTATGTGCTGCCTCAAGTACGAGCAGAACACATATGAGGAGCTTCTTAAGATCACACCTAAGACCGGTGCCTATGTCCGTATGCCGAATGAAGTCAAGGGATACGTTGAGGAGGCTAACATCATTACAGGAAAACTTAAGGTTCGTCCGGAAAACGACAGCGCAGTACCTGTTATCATCGACAGAAGTGAAGTTACCATTATCAAGGACTCAGTGATCAAGGTCAACAAAGACGAAATCAAGGCGCTCAAAGCCCTTGAAGAATAA
- a CDS encoding DNA polymerase III subunit encodes MKIYGNKLIKETIINMSEKDRMAHSFLICGEKGLGKKTIADWLAALLVCESAEKPCFACRSCHLASEHTHPDIIYAEHSGKLGGFSVDTVREICSDAYIKPNNGDRKIYIFTDADKITVQAQNSLLKLIEEPPDHAYFIFTVTDRNVILETIRSRVITLNAAPLSREELMEALAACGVSGADAEEAASVFGGNAGRCLEYISSDAMKTAVDLTKKVTDCIINRDEYGILKNLTDASADKDMFKTVIGMLDCIIRDALALRYDPGSMTGCYDRGARELSSGTTMNACERMHDALGKAYSLIDKNVNIKLIASVLCGEITAFRQL; translated from the coding sequence ATGAAAATCTATGGAAATAAATTAATAAAAGAAACTATAATAAATATGTCCGAAAAGGACAGAATGGCTCATTCGTTCCTTATATGCGGTGAGAAGGGGCTTGGAAAGAAGACTATTGCTGACTGGCTTGCAGCACTGCTTGTGTGTGAAAGTGCGGAGAAGCCGTGCTTTGCGTGCAGGTCATGTCATCTTGCTTCAGAACACACCCATCCGGATATTATCTATGCGGAGCATAGCGGCAAGCTGGGCGGATTTTCTGTCGATACGGTCAGGGAGATCTGCTCGGATGCGTATATAAAACCGAATAACGGCGACAGGAAAATATATATATTCACTGACGCTGACAAAATAACCGTTCAGGCGCAGAACTCGCTGCTCAAGCTTATTGAAGAGCCGCCGGATCATGCGTATTTTATCTTTACCGTGACGGACAGAAACGTTATCCTCGAGACCATTCGTTCAAGAGTCATAACCCTGAATGCTGCGCCGTTGAGCCGTGAAGAACTTATGGAAGCACTGGCTGCGTGCGGTGTTTCCGGAGCGGATGCGGAAGAGGCAGCGTCTGTTTTCGGCGGTAATGCCGGCAGGTGTCTGGAATACATCAGTTCAGATGCCATGAAGACCGCTGTTGATTTGACAAAAAAGGTCACAGACTGTATAATTAACAGGGACGAGTACGGCATACTGAAGAATCTTACTGATGCTTCGGCCGACAAGGATATGTTTAAAACCGTCATAGGAATGCTCGACTGCATAATCCGTGATGCCCTTGCGCTGCGTTATGATCCTGGCAGCATGACAGGATGCTATGACAGAGGAGCACGTGAACTGTCATCCGGTACGACAATGAATGCCTGTGAAAGGATGCACGACGCACTCGGAAAAGCGTACTCGCTTATCGATAAAAATGTAAATATCAAGCTGATCGCGTCGGTTCTCTGCGGTGAGATCACGGCTTTCAGACAGCTTTAA
- a CDS encoding aminotransferase class I/II-fold pyridoxal phosphate-dependent enzyme has translation MDTPVYDYLISYAESGTLRMHMPGHKGKKTGNELSEIFRLDLTEITDAGNLFSDEGIIAESERNATELFGTKATFYSTGGSTQCIQTMLALVKREGRKVIAVRNVHRAFLSACTLLDIDPDWIMPEYIDTYVSGQIPLNAVEEKLKANQNACLYVTSPDYLGAMADIKTLADLCHRYGAVLLVDNAHGGLLPFYSENRHPVHLGADLCCDSAHKMLPALTGAAYLHVGNERYVSKEKEAMLLFASTSPSYLITCSLDLCNRFIADEIRGKLADAVKWTDELRRTVEKRYVISYPAFDREDLHFTVNAARSGIKGSVLAAYLRENGIEYEYADDTYIVMLFSPCDDHDAYLKVADVLMKTDFVPEYPKEEKFHLPPPEKILTIREAAFRDYEEIPVNKSTGRICTSLDLPCPPAVPIAVSGELISPELAEIMQSFGIDTVRVVKNDIKE, from the coding sequence ATGGACACACCGGTTTATGATTATCTGATCTCATATGCTGAAAGCGGCACGCTGCGTATGCATATGCCGGGACACAAGGGGAAGAAAACCGGCAATGAACTGTCGGAAATATTCAGACTTGATCTGACCGAAATAACCGATGCCGGCAATCTGTTTTCGGACGAGGGGATAATAGCTGAAAGCGAGAGAAATGCCACAGAGCTTTTCGGAACGAAGGCAACGTTCTATTCCACGGGCGGTTCGACCCAGTGCATACAGACCATGCTCGCCCTTGTAAAACGCGAGGGCAGGAAAGTCATTGCTGTGCGAAACGTTCACCGTGCATTTCTTAGTGCCTGTACGCTTCTTGACATCGATCCGGACTGGATAATGCCGGAGTATATTGACACCTACGTTTCCGGGCAGATACCTTTAAACGCTGTCGAAGAAAAACTTAAGGCGAATCAGAATGCCTGCCTTTACGTGACATCGCCGGATTATCTCGGTGCAATGGCAGATATAAAGACGCTGGCAGATCTGTGCCACCGTTACGGCGCGGTACTTCTAGTTGATAACGCCCACGGCGGACTGCTGCCGTTTTACAGCGAAAACCGCCATCCGGTGCATCTGGGGGCTGATCTGTGCTGCGACTCGGCACATAAAATGCTTCCGGCACTGACGGGAGCGGCTTATCTGCATGTTGGAAACGAGCGTTACGTTTCAAAGGAGAAGGAAGCCATGCTGCTTTTTGCCTCCACCAGTCCGTCCTATCTCATAACCTGTTCACTTGATCTGTGCAACCGCTTTATCGCTGATGAAATACGCGGGAAGCTTGCAGACGCAGTAAAATGGACGGATGAACTCCGGAGGACAGTGGAAAAACGTTATGTCATCTCATATCCGGCCTTCGACCGCGAAGATCTTCACTTTACAGTAAATGCTGCGAGGAGTGGCATAAAGGGATCAGTACTTGCCGCATATCTCCGTGAGAACGGCATCGAATACGAATACGCAGACGATACCTACATAGTAATGCTCTTCTCACCGTGCGACGATCACGATGCATATCTTAAGGTGGCAGATGTGCTCATGAAGACTGACTTCGTTCCGGAATATCCGAAGGAAGAAAAATTCCACCTTCCGCCTCCGGAGAAGATACTAACAATTCGTGAAGCCGCCTTCCGTGACTACGAAGAGATACCGGTAAACAAATCCACCGGACGCATCTGCACCTCCCTCGACCTCCCGTGCCCTCCCGCCGTACCGATAGCCGTAAGCGGCGAACTCATCTCACCGGAACTTGCAGAAATAATGCAGAGCTTCGGTATCGATACAGTGAGAGTCGTAAAGAACGATATAAAGGAATAA